The region TTCGAATTTTATAGAGGCAATCTTTTCCCATTATTTCCACATTAAAAGTTGAGCCGCCCTTCTTTATTCCAATAACTTCATACGGTTTTTCATAACTGGTCTGGATATTTTTCATGATTCTTTCCGCCGATTCAGGCGTAGTGATCTCAACCGGGGATAAGCCAATAACCTCATCCGAGTCATAACCAAACATATCAGCAAATGCCTGATTGGCCATCACTACCTTTCCGCCTACTGAAATGATCATGCCCTCAAAAGCTGCTTCACTCAGCGTTCGATACCGCTCTTCATTCTCGAGCAGCGCCTCCTCAGTACGCTTGCGCTCGGTAATGTCAACTGCTGTCCCTAAAACAGCCGGGTTTTGCTCAAAGGTAGTAACCCGCGCACTATAATCGACCCAACGTTCTTCACCCCCCTTGGTTTGTATTTTGATTTCATATCGGGACGGCACCTTCTTACCTCCCTGTCTTGCCATGCCACGCTTTTTGACCAATTCTTGAAATTCCGGATGGATAACTTCCCAAAAATTCATTTTCAGCAATTCGTCTCGAGTGTATCCGGTTATTTTTGTGGCTGCGGGATTTACATACTTCACGCGGTTCATTTGATAAATGAAGATGGCTGCGGAGGTCATTTCAGCGAGGATTCCAACCTGAAGATCTTCAAATTCCCTAACTTGTTTGCGCAAAGCGCTTAAATCCTTGATAAGCTGAGCTTTGCTTTTTTCGTTATCTCTCATCATAGCCTCCCAAGCTTGAGATGGAGTACCCAACCCGAAGTTTTTAAAAAATAGATGTTGGCTAGCTTAAAAAATAGATAAGTCGTCTTTTTCCAAAAAGAGACGGGAAAATTGGCAAGGAATACGAAAGAATAGATGATTTGGCAAGCATGCATAGTCTATCCATCATAAGACAGACTTTCCCCTGAGTCTGATGAATTTTTAAGAAAATGAAGCGCTCATTAGAACCCTGATTGGGAAAATGAATAAATTGCTAACCAAAGTGAGACCGTCTTTTATTTGAAAAGAGGGAACTAAAGTGAATCCTAATCCTTTGGTCTACAAAAACTTAACAAAATCTTTAGGGATAGCAAGATATATAACGAAAATTTTACATTTATTTTGAGGCACCTCGCAGGTAAAAAAGATTGTAATTGAACGGTGAATTTTCTATATTCAGCAGAATATTATTTGAGGTAAAATGGCGGCAATTTTATTTTTCATTTTTTTAGCTTCGGTTGTTTCCTTTTACGTGGTCTTTCCAATCATCCAGGCAAGAACACAGATAGGCAGTTGGAAGGAACCTTCTTCTAACAATTATGCGGGTGATTTAATAGAAAGAAAAGAGGCCATTTACGCCGCTATTAAAGATATCGAGTTCGATTATCAAATGGGCAAACTTTCGAAAGAAGACTATCAGGAATTACGGCAGCAGTACAAAGATGAAGCGGTTAAACTTTTGAAGAAAATCGACCAGAAGCAAAAAAAGGTGATTAAAGGCGAGGCAATTCGTGCTAATAAGAAAGATGCACAGGCTAACTTTTGCTGGATGTGCGGGACTGCGCTGGTGACAAGCGACAAGTTTTGTGCGAATTGCGGGGAAAAGATCGAATGATTTCAATTATCATTCCTGCATGGTAAGCGGGAATCCATTTCTGCTATGTTGATGCCCCGATTAATCCCGATTTCGATAAAATAAATCTTAAAAGGATTTTCGCGACGGGCATGAAAAAAAAGAACAAACGTTCCGGAGGTGCAATCACAACCTTCTATCTTAAAAAACTCAAACGGTGACAGAAACTCAATCAACAGTAATTGCAGTAACCGGGCTAACGAAAACTTTCGGCAATCTTTATGCACTTCGCAATCTCAGTTTTAGCTTGAACAAGGGAGAATTTCTAACCATATTCGGCCCGAACGGCGCCGGCAAAACCACTCTGATTCGAATCCTCTCGACCATCACCAAAGCTTCTTCCGGAGAAATCAAAATTGCAGACCTCTCGTTTGAAGACGACTCCGAAAAAATTCGCCGCCAAATTGGCGTCATTGCACATCAAACTTTTCTCTATGAAAACCTGACCGCGGAAGAGAATCTGCGTTTTTACGGCAAACTATACGACGTTGAAAATCTATCCAAAAAAATTGAGACAATCCTTTCTGAAGTGGGTCTGGAATTGCGAAAAAAGGACTTTGTGCGCACCTTTTCGCGCGGCATGCAGCAGCGGCTGGCAATCGCACGGGCCCTGTTGCACGAGCCCTCGATTCTCCTCCTTGATGAACCGTACACCGGCCTGGATCAGCATGCTTCGGGGATGCTCACCAATTGGCTGAATCGTTTGCGGAGTTCCGAGCAAACAATCTTAATGGTCACTCATGATCTCGAACAGGGCATGGAATTGGCGGATCGAATTGCAATTCTGGTCGAAGGCCAATTGGTATTCAACCAGGAACAAAGGGGAGTCGACGTAAAGAAATTCCGGCAAACTTATTACGATCTCGTGGAGAAAGATAAGCGATGATTGCCAAAGTTGGCGTGCTCCTCTGGAAGGATATTCTTTCGGAATTGCGCACCAAGGAAATGATTTTCGCCATGCTGGTGTTTAGTTTAATGGTGGCGGTTATTTTTAATTTTTCTTTTCCACCGGGCAGCGAATTTATTAAGGACGCATCTCCAGGCATTCTCTGGATGACCTTCATATTTGCCGGTTTGTTGGGGATGAACCGGTCTTTCGTTTACGAAGTTGACAAAGGCTGCCTGCAAGGACTCATGCTTGCCCCGATCGATCGATCGGTAATTTATGTCAGCAAACTGCTGGTCAATTTTATTTTCATCGGCACCGTGGAATTGATTGTGACGCCGCTGTTTGCCATCTTTTTTCATTTTAGTATCATCGATTCGCTCGGGGCTTTTTTGCTGATGCTGTTCTTAAGTACGCTGGGATTTTCGGTCATCGGAACTTTATTTTCTGCGATTGCCGTAAACACGAAAACCCGCGAGGTCATGCTGCCTATCCTGCACTTTCCCGTCTCGATTCCGATCCTCATCTGCGCGGTGCAGGCAACCTCTGCCATTTTTCAAGGGCAGGAGTGGAGCGAAATCTGGAATTGGTTGAAAATTTTGATCGTTTTCGATATTATTTTTCTAATTTTAGCTATTTTAATGTTTGAATATGTTATTGAAGAATAGAACATTGAAATCACAAATAAACGGCTTGTCCGGGTAAGGAGTGTTATGAGCTTAAAATCGATTCTTGGTCCGGCACTTTTTGTATGCATGCTCGTCAATCTCTATTTGATTTTCATGTTTGCGCCAACTGAAAGCTCCATGGGGCATGTCCAGCGGATTTTTTATTTTCATGTGCCGACCGCCTGGATTTCCGGCCTCTCACTATCTGTGGTTTTTATTGCCAGTATTTTGTATCTTTGGAAAAAGCAACGAAAATATGACATCGTTGCCCATTCTGCCGGTGAAATTGGCGTACTTTTCATGACCCTGTTTTTGACCACCGGCCCCATTTGGGCGCGGCCGGTCTGGAATACTTATTGGGATTGGTCGCCGCGATTAACCTCAGCTCTCGTGCTGTGGTTTATTTTTGTCGCCTATCTAATGCTGCGTAATTTTGTTGAAAGCGAGGAAAAAGGCGCCCGCCTTGCCGCTGTTTTTGCAATCATCGGGTTTGTGGACGTACCGATTGTCTATATGTCCATCAGGCTCTGGGCGGACATTCATCCCCGGCCAGTGATTGGTGGCGGCGAAGGTTCCGGGCTACATCCCGATATGCGAATCGTTTTCTATTTTAGCGTGTTTACATTTACTTTACTTTTCTTATATTTGCTCATTCAAAGAGTTCGCTTGCAAAAGGCAACAGTGGCTATTGCCGAAATGAAGAAGCAATTAGCATTTCATTGATGCAAATGAACAGGAAGGAGAATAAAACTAAAATGGGAAAGATCATCCTTTCAATAATCACCATCTTCTTGATTATTCCATTTGCATCGCCGGCCCAAGTCCCGCGCCTTGTCCATTATCAGGGAACGCTGAACAATGATGACGGCACTTCATTCACAGGAACGACCGACCTGCAGTTCACTGTTTTCAGTTCCCTGAAAAGTGAAAAACCTCTGTGGTCGGAGGTGCATAAAAATATCGAAATTTCAGACGGGAGTTACGAAGTCTTTTTGGGCAGCCAAAATCCGTTGAATCTCTCTTATTACGAATATTTCCTGGAAGTCAAAGCTGAGAACGTAAATAGCAATAGCGCAAGGACCATGATCGTTGGCTCCGGTTACAATTTCCGTCTTAAATTTTTATTTGCTGCTTATACAGTCGTTTGGGTGGCGATCTCGATTTATCTGTTTAGTATTTCGCGCCGCCAGAAAAAGCTGATCGCCGATTTAGAGACTTTAGCGAAAGTAAAATAAAAAAGGCATAGCCGGGGCTGGCTGCGCTTGTCCTATTCAAATCGAGGGATGTTTCTTATGTTAAAGTTTTTAGAAATTATCGCAAGCAATATGTTGTTAATTGTTGATAACTTTTTGCTATATTTGTTTTTCTAC is a window of candidate division KSB1 bacterium DNA encoding:
- a CDS encoding PAS domain S-box protein, with the protein product MRDNEKSKAQLIKDLSALRKQVREFEDLQVGILAEMTSAAIFIYQMNRVKYVNPAATKITGYTRDELLKMNFWEVIHPEFQELVKKRGMARQGGKKVPSRYEIKIQTKGGEERWVDYSARVTTFEQNPAVLGTAVDITERKRTEEALLENEERYRTLSEAAFEGMIISVGGKVVMANQAFADMFGYDSDEVIGLSPVEITTPESAERIMKNIQTSYEKPYEVIGIKKGGSTFNVEIMGKDCLYKIR
- a CDS encoding zinc ribbon domain-containing protein, producing the protein MAAILFFIFLASVVSFYVVFPIIQARTQIGSWKEPSSNNYAGDLIERKEAIYAAIKDIEFDYQMGKLSKEDYQELRQQYKDEAVKLLKKIDQKQKKVIKGEAIRANKKDAQANFCWMCGTALVTSDKFCANCGEKIE
- the ccmA gene encoding heme ABC exporter ATP-binding protein CcmA — translated: MTETQSTVIAVTGLTKTFGNLYALRNLSFSLNKGEFLTIFGPNGAGKTTLIRILSTITKASSGEIKIADLSFEDDSEKIRRQIGVIAHQTFLYENLTAEENLRFYGKLYDVENLSKKIETILSEVGLELRKKDFVRTFSRGMQQRLAIARALLHEPSILLLDEPYTGLDQHASGMLTNWLNRLRSSEQTILMVTHDLEQGMELADRIAILVEGQLVFNQEQRGVDVKKFRQTYYDLVEKDKR
- a CDS encoding heme exporter protein CcmB translates to MIAKVGVLLWKDILSELRTKEMIFAMLVFSLMVAVIFNFSFPPGSEFIKDASPGILWMTFIFAGLLGMNRSFVYEVDKGCLQGLMLAPIDRSVIYVSKLLVNFIFIGTVELIVTPLFAIFFHFSIIDSLGAFLLMLFLSTLGFSVIGTLFSAIAVNTKTREVMLPILHFPVSIPILICAVQATSAIFQGQEWSEIWNWLKILIVFDIIFLILAILMFEYVIEE
- the ccsA gene encoding cytochrome c biogenesis protein CcsA, whose translation is MSLKSILGPALFVCMLVNLYLIFMFAPTESSMGHVQRIFYFHVPTAWISGLSLSVVFIASILYLWKKQRKYDIVAHSAGEIGVLFMTLFLTTGPIWARPVWNTYWDWSPRLTSALVLWFIFVAYLMLRNFVESEEKGARLAAVFAIIGFVDVPIVYMSIRLWADIHPRPVIGGGEGSGLHPDMRIVFYFSVFTFTLLFLYLLIQRVRLQKATVAIAEMKKQLAFH
- a CDS encoding CcmD family protein produces the protein MGKIILSIITIFLIIPFASPAQVPRLVHYQGTLNNDDGTSFTGTTDLQFTVFSSLKSEKPLWSEVHKNIEISDGSYEVFLGSQNPLNLSYYEYFLEVKAENVNSNSARTMIVGSGYNFRLKFLFAAYTVVWVAISIYLFSISRRQKKLIADLETLAKVK